One stretch of Methylopila sp. 73B DNA includes these proteins:
- the ureG gene encoding urease accessory protein UreG: MGIGGPVGSGKTALIERLIPVLRARDVNLAVVTNDLVTKEDAERLRRSGLIEPERVLAVEAGACPHTVIREDPTLNMAAGDELEASFPGLELIVFESGGDNLASTFSLDLVDWWIFVIDVAGGDDIPRKKGPGVLKSDLLVVNKIDLAPHVGVDLERMLAEARAVRGDHPVIATNARAGDGVEDLADAICRAVLFRE, from the coding sequence ATCGGGATCGGCGGCCCGGTCGGCTCCGGCAAGACCGCGCTGATCGAGCGGCTGATCCCGGTGCTGCGCGCCCGCGACGTCAACCTTGCGGTCGTCACCAACGACCTCGTCACGAAGGAGGACGCCGAGCGGCTGCGGCGCTCCGGGCTGATCGAGCCGGAGCGCGTGCTCGCGGTCGAGGCCGGCGCCTGCCCGCACACCGTCATCCGCGAGGACCCGACGCTCAACATGGCGGCGGGCGACGAACTGGAGGCGAGCTTTCCCGGCCTTGAGCTGATCGTGTTCGAGTCCGGCGGCGACAACCTCGCCTCAACCTTCTCGCTCGACCTCGTGGACTGGTGGATCTTCGTGATCGACGTCGCCGGCGGCGACGACATCCCCCGCAAGAAGGGGCCGGGCGTGCTGAAGAGCGACCTGCTGGTCGTGAACAAGATCGACCTCGCGCCCCACGTGGGCGTCGATCTCGAGCGCATGCTGGCGGAGGCCCGCGCTGTCAGGGGCGATCATCCCGTCATCGCCACCAACGCCCGCGCCGGCGACGGGGTGGAAGACCTGGCCGACGCCATCTGCCGCGCCGTGCTGTTCCGCGAATGA
- the ureC gene encoding urease subunit alpha, which translates to MVTIARKDYAALYGPTVGDGVRLGDTSLIAVVEKDYATYGDECLHGGGKTLRDGMGLAAGIANAEGALDFLLCNVLVIDAVLGIVKGDLGIKDGRIVGVGKAGNPAVMDGVDPRLIVGAGTTVRDCEGLIATAGGIDVHVHFDSAGLVDHALASGLTTMLGGSLGPITVGIDSGGPFNTGKMIQASEAWPMNFGFLGRGNSHIPGCLREQLETGCLGLKIHEDWGAMPATIDACLRSADEFDYQVQLHTDTLNESGFLEDTLAAIGGRTIHMYHTEGAGGGHAPDIIRVAGEGYCLPSSTNPTNPYTVNTFDEHLDMTMTCHHLNPAIPEDVAFAESRIRAQTIAAEDILHDIGAISMLGSDSQGMGRIHEVICRTWQLASKMKDQRGLLPEEKPGFGDNERIKRYVAKYTINAARTFGIAQHIGSLEDGKMADIVIWRPAFFGIKPELIIKGGFIAWGAMGDSAASLMTCEPMMLRPQWGAYGKAAPALSACFVHPLAIARGLREELGVSKILLPASGTRGLKKSDMLHNDALPHIRVDPQTFDVFVDGELATCEPATELPLARRYMLR; encoded by the coding sequence ATGGTCACGATCGCCCGCAAGGACTACGCCGCGCTCTATGGACCGACCGTCGGCGACGGCGTCCGGCTCGGCGACACCTCGCTCATCGCCGTGGTGGAGAAGGATTACGCGACCTACGGCGACGAGTGCCTGCACGGCGGCGGCAAGACGCTGCGCGATGGCATGGGGCTCGCCGCCGGCATCGCCAACGCTGAGGGCGCGCTCGACTTCCTCCTGTGCAACGTGCTGGTGATCGACGCCGTGCTCGGAATCGTCAAAGGCGATCTCGGCATCAAGGACGGCAGGATCGTCGGCGTCGGCAAGGCCGGCAACCCCGCGGTCATGGACGGCGTCGACCCGCGGCTGATCGTCGGCGCCGGCACGACCGTGCGCGACTGCGAGGGCCTGATCGCCACCGCCGGCGGCATCGACGTGCATGTGCACTTCGACTCCGCGGGGCTCGTCGACCACGCGCTGGCGAGCGGCCTGACGACCATGCTCGGCGGCTCGCTCGGCCCCATCACGGTCGGCATCGACTCCGGCGGCCCGTTCAACACCGGCAAGATGATCCAGGCCTCCGAGGCCTGGCCGATGAACTTCGGCTTCCTCGGCCGCGGCAACAGCCACATTCCGGGCTGTCTCAGGGAGCAGCTCGAGACGGGATGCCTCGGGCTCAAGATCCACGAGGACTGGGGGGCGATGCCGGCGACGATCGACGCCTGCCTGCGCTCGGCCGACGAGTTCGACTACCAGGTGCAGCTGCACACCGACACGCTGAACGAGAGCGGCTTCCTGGAGGACACCCTGGCCGCGATCGGCGGCCGGACGATCCACATGTACCACACCGAGGGCGCTGGCGGCGGCCACGCCCCGGACATCATCCGCGTGGCGGGCGAAGGCTACTGCCTGCCGTCGTCGACGAACCCGACCAACCCCTACACGGTCAACACGTTCGACGAACACCTCGACATGACCATGACCTGCCACCACCTCAATCCGGCGATCCCGGAGGACGTGGCCTTCGCGGAAAGCCGTATCCGCGCGCAAACCATCGCGGCCGAGGACATCCTGCACGACATCGGCGCGATCTCGATGCTGGGCTCCGACAGCCAGGGCATGGGCCGCATCCACGAGGTCATCTGCCGGACCTGGCAGCTCGCCTCCAAGATGAAGGACCAGCGCGGCCTGCTGCCGGAGGAGAAGCCCGGCTTCGGCGACAACGAGCGCATCAAGCGCTACGTCGCCAAATATACGATCAACGCCGCGCGCACCTTTGGCATCGCCCAGCACATCGGCTCGCTGGAAGACGGCAAGATGGCCGACATCGTGATCTGGCGGCCGGCGTTCTTCGGCATAAAGCCGGAGCTCATCATCAAGGGCGGCTTCATCGCCTGGGGCGCCATGGGCGACAGCGCGGCCTCGCTGATGACCTGCGAGCCGATGATGCTGCGTCCGCAGTGGGGCGCCTACGGCAAGGCCGCGCCGGCGCTCTCCGCCTGCTTCGTGCACCCGCTCGCCATCGCCCGCGGCCTGCGGGAGGAGCTCGGCGTCTCCAAGATCCTGCTGCCGGCAAGCGGCACGCGGGGGCTGAAGAAGTCCGACATGCTGCACAACGACGCCCTGCCCCACATCCGCGTCGACCCGCAGACCTTCGACGTCTTCGTCGACGGCGAACTCGCGACCTGCGAGCCCGCGACCGAACTGCCGCTCGCGCGGCGCTACATGCTGAGGTGA
- a CDS encoding urease subunit gamma has translation MLLTPTELERLTIFTAAELARKRRAKGLKLNYPEAVALITDEILEGAREDRTVADLIGFGATVLTSDDVLSGVPAMLHILQVECVFPDGTKLVTVHEPIRPAEGSDADPVQPGGTLALEGEIELNDGRPRVMLEATNSGDRPVQIGSHFHFFEVNRAMDFDRAAAFGMRLDIPAGTAVRFEPGQTKEVTLTTFGGSRFVGGLNGLGGDTTSPEAKDVALAKARAAGFRGA, from the coding sequence ATGCTGCTGACCCCGACGGAACTCGAACGCCTGACGATCTTCACCGCGGCGGAGCTCGCCCGAAAACGCCGGGCGAAGGGGCTGAAGCTCAACTACCCGGAGGCGGTGGCGCTGATCACCGACGAGATCCTGGAAGGCGCCCGCGAGGACCGCACGGTCGCCGACCTCATCGGCTTCGGCGCGACCGTGCTGACCAGCGACGACGTGCTTTCGGGCGTGCCCGCCATGCTGCACATCCTGCAGGTCGAGTGCGTATTTCCCGACGGCACTAAGCTTGTCACGGTGCACGAGCCGATCCGTCCTGCGGAGGGATCCGACGCCGATCCGGTGCAGCCCGGCGGGACGCTCGCGCTCGAGGGCGAGATCGAGCTGAACGACGGGCGTCCGCGCGTGATGCTGGAGGCGACCAACAGCGGCGACCGGCCGGTGCAGATTGGCTCGCACTTCCACTTCTTCGAGGTGAACCGCGCGATGGACTTCGACCGCGCGGCGGCCTTCGGCATGCGGCTCGACATTCCTGCAGGGACCGCCGTGCGCTTCGAGCCGGGGCAGACCAAGGAGGTGACGCTGACGACCTTCGGCGGGAGCCGCTTCGTCGGCGGCCTCAATGGCCTCGGCGGCGACACCACCAGTCCGGAGGCGAAGGACGTCGCGCTCGCCAAGGCCCGCGCGGCCGGCTTCCGCGGCGCCTGA
- a CDS encoding urease accessory UreF family protein, protein MIGPLLAMWQADAAFPSGGFAFSNGLEGLAASEPLDGEALERVIAGVLRRRWATADRVAMLQAFDRAGDLDAVAEIDAEVEAATLSEPFRAGSRRNGAGLLAAHVRIATPGAADWQARVRAGRAQGHLAPTQGVVWRGAGLDAEGATLASGYMVLSGFTTAAVRLGVVGAVAAQAVVRRLLPVLAELAAAPAPDKIASFAPRLDIAAARHARGELRLFSN, encoded by the coding sequence GTGATCGGCCCGTTGCTCGCGATGTGGCAGGCGGACGCCGCCTTTCCGAGCGGCGGCTTCGCGTTCTCGAACGGGCTCGAAGGCCTCGCGGCGTCCGAGCCTCTGGACGGCGAGGCGCTGGAGCGGGTGATCGCCGGCGTTCTTCGCCGCCGCTGGGCGACCGCCGACCGGGTCGCCATGCTGCAGGCGTTCGACCGCGCGGGCGATCTCGACGCGGTCGCCGAGATCGACGCCGAGGTGGAGGCGGCGACGCTCTCCGAGCCGTTCCGCGCCGGCTCCCGCCGCAATGGCGCGGGGCTTCTAGCGGCCCATGTCCGCATCGCGACGCCGGGCGCGGCGGACTGGCAGGCGCGGGTGCGCGCCGGCCGCGCGCAGGGCCATCTCGCGCCGACGCAAGGGGTGGTCTGGCGCGGCGCGGGCCTCGACGCCGAAGGCGCGACGCTCGCCTCCGGCTACATGGTTCTCTCCGGCTTCACCACCGCCGCCGTCCGTCTCGGCGTCGTCGGCGCGGTCGCGGCGCAGGCCGTCGTCCGCCGCCTGCTGCCGGTGCTCGCCGAGCTCGCCGCAGCGCCTGCGCCGGACAAGATCGCGAGCTTCGCGCCCCGCCTCGACATCGCCGCCGCCCGCCACGCCCGGGGCGAGCTTCGCCTCTTCTCGAACTGA
- the ureE gene encoding urease accessory protein UreE — protein sequence MLHIDSVVGDRAEPGLHRRLHHLEHRGAVETVTIASADMARRRLRLTTPKGEELAIALPREQKLFDGAVLLIDDDRAIVVRAEVERWLRLQPASIADAVELGYHAGNLHWRVRFEGECLLVALEGPAEAYFARLDALFAGRSIKSTVVTQDLAA from the coding sequence ATGCTGCACATCGACAGCGTCGTCGGAGACAGGGCCGAGCCCGGCCTCCACCGGCGCCTCCATCATCTCGAACACCGCGGGGCTGTGGAGACCGTGACCATCGCGAGCGCCGACATGGCGCGCCGCCGCCTGCGCCTCACCACGCCGAAGGGCGAGGAGCTGGCGATCGCGCTGCCCCGCGAGCAGAAGCTGTTCGACGGCGCCGTGCTGCTGATCGACGACGACCGCGCGATCGTGGTGCGGGCGGAGGTGGAGCGCTGGCTTCGCCTGCAGCCGGCCTCGATCGCCGACGCGGTCGAGCTCGGCTACCACGCCGGCAACCTGCACTGGCGCGTGCGCTTCGAGGGCGAGTGCCTGCTGGTCGCGCTCGAAGGGCCGGCGGAGGCCTACTTCGCGCGGCTCGACGCGCTGTTCGCCGGCCGTTCGATCAAGAGCACCGTGGTCACGCAGGACCTCGCGGCGTGA